The following coding sequences lie in one Caloenas nicobarica isolate bCalNic1 chromosome 17, bCalNic1.hap1, whole genome shotgun sequence genomic window:
- the GIT1 gene encoding ARF GTPase-activating protein GIT1 isoform X5 has translation MSRKAPRAEVCADCSAPDPGWASINRGVLICDECCSVHRSLGRHISIVKHLRHSPWPATLLQMVHTLASNGANSIWEHSLLDPAQVQSGRRKANPQDKVHPTKSEFIRAKYQMLAFVHKLPCRDDDGVTAKDLSKQLHSSVRTGNLETCLRLLSLGAQANFFHPEKGTTPLHVAAKAGQILQAELLVVYGADPGAPDVNGRTPIDYARQAAQHELAERLVECQYELTDRLAFYLCGRKPDHKNGHYIIPQMADRVRPKCMAQSLDLSELAKAAKKKLQALSNRLFEELAMDVYDEVDRRENDAVWLTTQNHSTLVTERSAVPFLPVNPEYSATRNQGRQKLARFNAREFATLLIDILGEAKRRQQGKSLLSPTAPLCPPPDALDYSLRSQSDLDDQHDYDSVASDEDTDQELLRNASRNNRARSMDSSDLSDGPITLQEYLEVKKALAASEAKVQQLMKVNNSLSDELRRLQREIHKLQAENTQIRQQTGPTHPTPAPSERPEHGHPPGTAPPHRRDRQAFSMYEPGSALKPFGQPVEELVTRLQPFGTGIRKGPSASSVPFPPSSPLLSCPPDGARHMSKLDRHGSGTDSDYDNTQAGEALISMEGKRFVELSKDEDFPHELDPLDGELDAGLPSTEDVILKTEQVTKNIQELLRAAQESKHDSFVPCSEKIHSAVTEMASLFPKKPALETVRSSLRLLNASAYRLQSECRKTVPPEPGAAVDYQLLTQQVIQCAYDIAKAAKQLVTITTREKKQ, from the exons ATGTCCCGGAAGGCGCCGCGGGCGGAGGTGTGCGCCGACTGCAGCGCCCCAG ACCCCGGCTGGGCCTCCATCAACCGCGGGGTGCTCATCTGTGATGAGTGCTGCAGCGTCCATCGGAGCCTGGGCCGCCACATCTCCATCGTCAAGCACCTTCGCCACAGCCCCTGGCCTGCCACCCTGCTCCAG ATGGTGCACACCTTGGCAAGCAATGGGGCAAACTCCATCTGGGAGCACTCGCTGCTGGATCCGGCCCAGGTGCAGAGCGGGCGCCGGAAGGCAAACCCCCAGGACAAAGTGCA ccccaccaagTCGGAGTTCATCCGCGCCAAGTACCAGATGCTGGCCTTCGTCCACAAGCTGCCCTGCCGGGACGACGACGGTGTCACTGCGAAGGACCTCAGCAAG CAATTGCACTCGAGTGTGCGGACGGGCAACCTGGAGACCTGCCTGCGTCTGCTCTCGCTGGGCGCCCAGGCCAACTTCTTCCACCCG GAGAAGGGCACCACACCGCTGCACGTGGCTGCCAAGGCGGGCCAGatcctgcaggcagagctgctggtggtcTACGGCGCTGACCCTGGGGCACCCGACGTGAACGGCCGGACCCCCATCGACTATGCCAG GCAGGCAGCCCAGCACGAGCTGGCGGAGCGACTGGTGGAGTGCCAGTACGAGCTGACCGACCGACTGGCCTTTTACCTCTGCGGCAGGAAGCCGG ACCACAAGAACGGGCACTACATCATCCCGCAGATGGCCGACAG GGTGCGCCCAAAGTGCATGGCACAGAG cctggaCCTCTCGGAGTTGGCCAAGGCAGCCAAGAAGAAGCTGCAGGCG CTCAGCAACCGTCTCTTCGAGGAGCTGGCCATGGATGTCTACGATGAGGTGGACCGCCGGGAGAACGACGCAG TCTGGCTGACGACGCAGAACCACAGCACGCTGGTGACAGAGCGCAGCGCTGTCCCCTTCCTCCCGGTCAACCCCGAGTACTCGGCCACGCGCAACCAG GGCCGGCAGAAGCTGGCCAGGTTCAACGCCAGGGAGTTTGCCACCTTGCTCATCGACATCCTGGGGGAAGCCAAGCGCCGGCAGCAAGGGAAGAGTCTGCTGAGCCCCACAG CACCCCTCTGCCCTCCCCCAGACGCCCTCGACTACTCACTGCGGAGCCAGAGTGACCTGGACGACCAGCACGACTACGACAGCGTCGCCTCCGACGAGGACACggaccaggagctgctgcgCAACGCTTCCCGCAACAACCGTGCCAGG AGCATGGATTCCTCGGACCTGTCAGATGGCCCCATCACGCTGCAGGAGTACCTGGAGGTGAAGAAAGCTCTGGCCGCCTCCGAGGCCAAAGTGCAGCAGCTGATGAAGGTGAACAACAGCCTGAGCGACGAGCTGCGCCGGCTGCAGCGCGAG ATCCAcaagctgcaggcagagaacACACAGATCCGGCAGCAGACGGGCCCCACGCACCCAACCCCGGCCCCCAGCGAGCGGCCAGAGCACGGACACCCCCCGGGCACGGCCCCCCCGCACCGCCGGGACCGCCAGGCCTTCTCCATGTATGAGCCGGGCTCGGCGCTGAAACCCTTCGGGCAGCCGGTGGAGGAGCTGGTGACGCGGCTGCAGCCCTTCGGCACCGGT ATCCGTAAAGGTCCGTCCGCCTCCTCGGTGCCCTTTCCCCCATCCTCCCCGCTGCTCTCCTGCCCGCCTGATGGTGCCCGGCACATG AGCAAGCTGGACCGGCACGGCAGTGGCACCGACAGCGACTACGACAACACACAGGCGGGTGAGGCCCTGATCAG CATGGAGGGGAAGCGGTTTGTGGAGCTGAGCAAGGACGAGGACTTCCCGCACGAGCTGGACCCGCTGGACGGGGAGCTGGACGCTGGGCTGCCCAGCACAGAGGACGTCATCCTCAAAACGGAGCAGGTCACCAAGAACAtccaggagctgctgcgggCAGCGCAGGAGTCCAAGCACGACAG CTTTGTGCCCTGCTCGGAGAAGATCCACTCAGCTGTGACGGAGATGGCATCGCTCTTCCCCAAG AAACCGGCGCTGGAGACGGTGCGGAGCTCCCTGCGGCTGCTCAACGCCAGCGCCTACCGGCTGCAGAGCGAGTGCCGCAAGACCGTGCCCCCCGAGCCGGGTGCCGCCGTGGACTACCAGCTCCTGACCCAGCAGGTCATCCAGTGTGCCTACGACATCGCCAAGGCCGCCAAGCAGCTGGTCACCATCACCACCCGTGAGAAGAAGCAGTGA
- the GIT1 gene encoding ARF GTPase-activating protein GIT1 isoform X7 yields the protein MSRKAPRAEVCADCSAPDPGWASINRGVLICDECCSVHRSLGRHISIVKHLRHSPWPATLLQMVHTLASNGANSIWEHSLLDPAQVQSGRRKANPQDKVHPTKSEFIRAKYQMLAFVHKLPCRDDDGVTAKDLSKQLHSSVRTGNLETCLRLLSLGAQANFFHPEKGTTPLHVAAKAGQILQAELLVVYGADPGAPDVNGRTPIDYARQAAQHELAERLVECQYELTDRLAFYLCGRKPDHKNGHYIIPQMADSLDLSELAKAAKKKLQALSNRLFEELAMDVYDEVDRRENDAVWLTTQNHSTLVTERSAVPFLPVNPEYSATRNQGRQKLARFNAREFATLLIDILGEAKRRQQGKSLLSPTDALDYSLRSQSDLDDQHDYDSVASDEDTDQELLRNASRNNRARSMDSSDLSDGPITLQEYLEVKKALAASEAKVQQLMKVNNSLSDELRRLQREIHKLQAENTQIRQQTGPTHPTPAPSERPEHGHPPGTAPPHRRDRQAFSMYEPGSALKPFGQPVEELVTRLQPFGTGIRKGPSASSVPFPPSSPLLSCPPDGARHMSKLDRHGSGTDSDYDNTQAGEALISMEGKRFVELSKDEDFPHELDPLDGELDAGLPSTEDVILKTEQVTKNIQELLRAAQESKHDSFVPCSEKIHSAVTEMASLFPKKPALETVRSSLRLLNASAYRLQSECRKTVPPEPGAAVDYQLLTQQVIQCAYDIAKAAKQLVTITTREKKQ from the exons ATGTCCCGGAAGGCGCCGCGGGCGGAGGTGTGCGCCGACTGCAGCGCCCCAG ACCCCGGCTGGGCCTCCATCAACCGCGGGGTGCTCATCTGTGATGAGTGCTGCAGCGTCCATCGGAGCCTGGGCCGCCACATCTCCATCGTCAAGCACCTTCGCCACAGCCCCTGGCCTGCCACCCTGCTCCAG ATGGTGCACACCTTGGCAAGCAATGGGGCAAACTCCATCTGGGAGCACTCGCTGCTGGATCCGGCCCAGGTGCAGAGCGGGCGCCGGAAGGCAAACCCCCAGGACAAAGTGCA ccccaccaagTCGGAGTTCATCCGCGCCAAGTACCAGATGCTGGCCTTCGTCCACAAGCTGCCCTGCCGGGACGACGACGGTGTCACTGCGAAGGACCTCAGCAAG CAATTGCACTCGAGTGTGCGGACGGGCAACCTGGAGACCTGCCTGCGTCTGCTCTCGCTGGGCGCCCAGGCCAACTTCTTCCACCCG GAGAAGGGCACCACACCGCTGCACGTGGCTGCCAAGGCGGGCCAGatcctgcaggcagagctgctggtggtcTACGGCGCTGACCCTGGGGCACCCGACGTGAACGGCCGGACCCCCATCGACTATGCCAG GCAGGCAGCCCAGCACGAGCTGGCGGAGCGACTGGTGGAGTGCCAGTACGAGCTGACCGACCGACTGGCCTTTTACCTCTGCGGCAGGAAGCCGG ACCACAAGAACGGGCACTACATCATCCCGCAGATGGCCGACAG cctggaCCTCTCGGAGTTGGCCAAGGCAGCCAAGAAGAAGCTGCAGGCG CTCAGCAACCGTCTCTTCGAGGAGCTGGCCATGGATGTCTACGATGAGGTGGACCGCCGGGAGAACGACGCAG TCTGGCTGACGACGCAGAACCACAGCACGCTGGTGACAGAGCGCAGCGCTGTCCCCTTCCTCCCGGTCAACCCCGAGTACTCGGCCACGCGCAACCAG GGCCGGCAGAAGCTGGCCAGGTTCAACGCCAGGGAGTTTGCCACCTTGCTCATCGACATCCTGGGGGAAGCCAAGCGCCGGCAGCAAGGGAAGAGTCTGCTGAGCCCCACAG ACGCCCTCGACTACTCACTGCGGAGCCAGAGTGACCTGGACGACCAGCACGACTACGACAGCGTCGCCTCCGACGAGGACACggaccaggagctgctgcgCAACGCTTCCCGCAACAACCGTGCCAGG AGCATGGATTCCTCGGACCTGTCAGATGGCCCCATCACGCTGCAGGAGTACCTGGAGGTGAAGAAAGCTCTGGCCGCCTCCGAGGCCAAAGTGCAGCAGCTGATGAAGGTGAACAACAGCCTGAGCGACGAGCTGCGCCGGCTGCAGCGCGAG ATCCAcaagctgcaggcagagaacACACAGATCCGGCAGCAGACGGGCCCCACGCACCCAACCCCGGCCCCCAGCGAGCGGCCAGAGCACGGACACCCCCCGGGCACGGCCCCCCCGCACCGCCGGGACCGCCAGGCCTTCTCCATGTATGAGCCGGGCTCGGCGCTGAAACCCTTCGGGCAGCCGGTGGAGGAGCTGGTGACGCGGCTGCAGCCCTTCGGCACCGGT ATCCGTAAAGGTCCGTCCGCCTCCTCGGTGCCCTTTCCCCCATCCTCCCCGCTGCTCTCCTGCCCGCCTGATGGTGCCCGGCACATG AGCAAGCTGGACCGGCACGGCAGTGGCACCGACAGCGACTACGACAACACACAGGCGGGTGAGGCCCTGATCAG CATGGAGGGGAAGCGGTTTGTGGAGCTGAGCAAGGACGAGGACTTCCCGCACGAGCTGGACCCGCTGGACGGGGAGCTGGACGCTGGGCTGCCCAGCACAGAGGACGTCATCCTCAAAACGGAGCAGGTCACCAAGAACAtccaggagctgctgcgggCAGCGCAGGAGTCCAAGCACGACAG CTTTGTGCCCTGCTCGGAGAAGATCCACTCAGCTGTGACGGAGATGGCATCGCTCTTCCCCAAG AAACCGGCGCTGGAGACGGTGCGGAGCTCCCTGCGGCTGCTCAACGCCAGCGCCTACCGGCTGCAGAGCGAGTGCCGCAAGACCGTGCCCCCCGAGCCGGGTGCCGCCGTGGACTACCAGCTCCTGACCCAGCAGGTCATCCAGTGTGCCTACGACATCGCCAAGGCCGCCAAGCAGCTGGTCACCATCACCACCCGTGAGAAGAAGCAGTGA
- the GIT1 gene encoding ARF GTPase-activating protein GIT1 isoform X2 — MSRKAPRAEVCADCSAPDPGWASINRGVLICDECCSVHRSLGRHISIVKHLRHSPWPATLLQMVHTLASNGANSIWEHSLLDPAQVQSGRRKANPQDKVHPTKSEFIRAKYQMLAFVHKLPCRDDDGVTAKDLSKQLHSSVRTGNLETCLRLLSLGAQANFFHPEKGTTPLHVAAKAGQILQAELLVVYGADPGAPDVNGRTPIDYARQAAQHELAERLVECQYELTDRLAFYLCGRKPDHKNGHYIIPQMADRVRPKCMAQSLDLSELAKAAKKKLQALSNRLFEELAMDVYDEVDRRENDAVWLTTQNHSTLVTERSAVPFLPVNPEYSATRNQGRQKLARFNAREFATLLIDILGEAKRRQQGKSLLSPTDALDYSLRSQSDLDDQHDYDSVASDEDTDQELLRNASRNNRARSMDSSDLSDGPITLQEYLEVKKALAASEAKVQQLMKVNNSLSDELRRLQREIHKLQAENTQIRQQTGPTHPTPAPSERPEHGHPPGTAPPHRRDRQAFSMYEPGSALKPFGQPVEELVTRLQPFGTGEVEDEALYSMHIPASVYRIRKGPSASSVPFPPSSPLLSCPPDGARHMSKLDRHGSGTDSDYDNTQAGEALISMEGKRFVELSKDEDFPHELDPLDGELDAGLPSTEDVILKTEQVTKNIQELLRAAQESKHDSFVPCSEKIHSAVTEMASLFPKKPALETVRSSLRLLNASAYRLQSECRKTVPPEPGAAVDYQLLTQQVIQCAYDIAKAAKQLVTITTREKKQ; from the exons ATGTCCCGGAAGGCGCCGCGGGCGGAGGTGTGCGCCGACTGCAGCGCCCCAG ACCCCGGCTGGGCCTCCATCAACCGCGGGGTGCTCATCTGTGATGAGTGCTGCAGCGTCCATCGGAGCCTGGGCCGCCACATCTCCATCGTCAAGCACCTTCGCCACAGCCCCTGGCCTGCCACCCTGCTCCAG ATGGTGCACACCTTGGCAAGCAATGGGGCAAACTCCATCTGGGAGCACTCGCTGCTGGATCCGGCCCAGGTGCAGAGCGGGCGCCGGAAGGCAAACCCCCAGGACAAAGTGCA ccccaccaagTCGGAGTTCATCCGCGCCAAGTACCAGATGCTGGCCTTCGTCCACAAGCTGCCCTGCCGGGACGACGACGGTGTCACTGCGAAGGACCTCAGCAAG CAATTGCACTCGAGTGTGCGGACGGGCAACCTGGAGACCTGCCTGCGTCTGCTCTCGCTGGGCGCCCAGGCCAACTTCTTCCACCCG GAGAAGGGCACCACACCGCTGCACGTGGCTGCCAAGGCGGGCCAGatcctgcaggcagagctgctggtggtcTACGGCGCTGACCCTGGGGCACCCGACGTGAACGGCCGGACCCCCATCGACTATGCCAG GCAGGCAGCCCAGCACGAGCTGGCGGAGCGACTGGTGGAGTGCCAGTACGAGCTGACCGACCGACTGGCCTTTTACCTCTGCGGCAGGAAGCCGG ACCACAAGAACGGGCACTACATCATCCCGCAGATGGCCGACAG GGTGCGCCCAAAGTGCATGGCACAGAG cctggaCCTCTCGGAGTTGGCCAAGGCAGCCAAGAAGAAGCTGCAGGCG CTCAGCAACCGTCTCTTCGAGGAGCTGGCCATGGATGTCTACGATGAGGTGGACCGCCGGGAGAACGACGCAG TCTGGCTGACGACGCAGAACCACAGCACGCTGGTGACAGAGCGCAGCGCTGTCCCCTTCCTCCCGGTCAACCCCGAGTACTCGGCCACGCGCAACCAG GGCCGGCAGAAGCTGGCCAGGTTCAACGCCAGGGAGTTTGCCACCTTGCTCATCGACATCCTGGGGGAAGCCAAGCGCCGGCAGCAAGGGAAGAGTCTGCTGAGCCCCACAG ACGCCCTCGACTACTCACTGCGGAGCCAGAGTGACCTGGACGACCAGCACGACTACGACAGCGTCGCCTCCGACGAGGACACggaccaggagctgctgcgCAACGCTTCCCGCAACAACCGTGCCAGG AGCATGGATTCCTCGGACCTGTCAGATGGCCCCATCACGCTGCAGGAGTACCTGGAGGTGAAGAAAGCTCTGGCCGCCTCCGAGGCCAAAGTGCAGCAGCTGATGAAGGTGAACAACAGCCTGAGCGACGAGCTGCGCCGGCTGCAGCGCGAG ATCCAcaagctgcaggcagagaacACACAGATCCGGCAGCAGACGGGCCCCACGCACCCAACCCCGGCCCCCAGCGAGCGGCCAGAGCACGGACACCCCCCGGGCACGGCCCCCCCGCACCGCCGGGACCGCCAGGCCTTCTCCATGTATGAGCCGGGCTCGGCGCTGAAACCCTTCGGGCAGCCGGTGGAGGAGCTGGTGACGCGGCTGCAGCCCTTCGGCACCGGT GAGGTGGAGGACGAGGCTCTGTACTCCATGCACATCCCGGCCAGCGTGTACCGG ATCCGTAAAGGTCCGTCCGCCTCCTCGGTGCCCTTTCCCCCATCCTCCCCGCTGCTCTCCTGCCCGCCTGATGGTGCCCGGCACATG AGCAAGCTGGACCGGCACGGCAGTGGCACCGACAGCGACTACGACAACACACAGGCGGGTGAGGCCCTGATCAG CATGGAGGGGAAGCGGTTTGTGGAGCTGAGCAAGGACGAGGACTTCCCGCACGAGCTGGACCCGCTGGACGGGGAGCTGGACGCTGGGCTGCCCAGCACAGAGGACGTCATCCTCAAAACGGAGCAGGTCACCAAGAACAtccaggagctgctgcgggCAGCGCAGGAGTCCAAGCACGACAG CTTTGTGCCCTGCTCGGAGAAGATCCACTCAGCTGTGACGGAGATGGCATCGCTCTTCCCCAAG AAACCGGCGCTGGAGACGGTGCGGAGCTCCCTGCGGCTGCTCAACGCCAGCGCCTACCGGCTGCAGAGCGAGTGCCGCAAGACCGTGCCCCCCGAGCCGGGTGCCGCCGTGGACTACCAGCTCCTGACCCAGCAGGTCATCCAGTGTGCCTACGACATCGCCAAGGCCGCCAAGCAGCTGGTCACCATCACCACCCGTGAGAAGAAGCAGTGA
- the GIT1 gene encoding ARF GTPase-activating protein GIT1 isoform X4 produces the protein MSRKAPRAEVCADCSAPDPGWASINRGVLICDECCSVHRSLGRHISIVKHLRHSPWPATLLQMVHTLASNGANSIWEHSLLDPAQVQSGRRKANPQDKVHPTKSEFIRAKYQMLAFVHKLPCRDDDGVTAKDLSKQLHSSVRTGNLETCLRLLSLGAQANFFHPEKGTTPLHVAAKAGQILQAELLVVYGADPGAPDVNGRTPIDYARQAAQHELAERLVECQYELTDRLAFYLCGRKPDHKNGHYIIPQMADSLDLSELAKAAKKKLQALSNRLFEELAMDVYDEVDRRENDAVWLTTQNHSTLVTERSAVPFLPVNPEYSATRNQGRQKLARFNAREFATLLIDILGEAKRRQQGKSLLSPTDALDYSLRSQSDLDDQHDYDSVASDEDTDQELLRNASRNNRARSMDSSDLSDGPITLQEYLEVKKALAASEAKVQQLMKVNNSLSDELRRLQREIHKLQAENTQIRQQTGPTHPTPAPSERPEHGHPPGTAPPHRRDRQAFSMYEPGSALKPFGQPVEELVTRLQPFGTGEVEDEALYSMHIPASVYRIRKGPSASSVPFPPSSPLLSCPPDGARHMSKLDRHGSGTDSDYDNTQAGEALISMEGKRFVELSKDEDFPHELDPLDGELDAGLPSTEDVILKTEQVTKNIQELLRAAQESKHDSFVPCSEKIHSAVTEMASLFPKKPALETVRSSLRLLNASAYRLQSECRKTVPPEPGAAVDYQLLTQQVIQCAYDIAKAAKQLVTITTREKKQ, from the exons ATGTCCCGGAAGGCGCCGCGGGCGGAGGTGTGCGCCGACTGCAGCGCCCCAG ACCCCGGCTGGGCCTCCATCAACCGCGGGGTGCTCATCTGTGATGAGTGCTGCAGCGTCCATCGGAGCCTGGGCCGCCACATCTCCATCGTCAAGCACCTTCGCCACAGCCCCTGGCCTGCCACCCTGCTCCAG ATGGTGCACACCTTGGCAAGCAATGGGGCAAACTCCATCTGGGAGCACTCGCTGCTGGATCCGGCCCAGGTGCAGAGCGGGCGCCGGAAGGCAAACCCCCAGGACAAAGTGCA ccccaccaagTCGGAGTTCATCCGCGCCAAGTACCAGATGCTGGCCTTCGTCCACAAGCTGCCCTGCCGGGACGACGACGGTGTCACTGCGAAGGACCTCAGCAAG CAATTGCACTCGAGTGTGCGGACGGGCAACCTGGAGACCTGCCTGCGTCTGCTCTCGCTGGGCGCCCAGGCCAACTTCTTCCACCCG GAGAAGGGCACCACACCGCTGCACGTGGCTGCCAAGGCGGGCCAGatcctgcaggcagagctgctggtggtcTACGGCGCTGACCCTGGGGCACCCGACGTGAACGGCCGGACCCCCATCGACTATGCCAG GCAGGCAGCCCAGCACGAGCTGGCGGAGCGACTGGTGGAGTGCCAGTACGAGCTGACCGACCGACTGGCCTTTTACCTCTGCGGCAGGAAGCCGG ACCACAAGAACGGGCACTACATCATCCCGCAGATGGCCGACAG cctggaCCTCTCGGAGTTGGCCAAGGCAGCCAAGAAGAAGCTGCAGGCG CTCAGCAACCGTCTCTTCGAGGAGCTGGCCATGGATGTCTACGATGAGGTGGACCGCCGGGAGAACGACGCAG TCTGGCTGACGACGCAGAACCACAGCACGCTGGTGACAGAGCGCAGCGCTGTCCCCTTCCTCCCGGTCAACCCCGAGTACTCGGCCACGCGCAACCAG GGCCGGCAGAAGCTGGCCAGGTTCAACGCCAGGGAGTTTGCCACCTTGCTCATCGACATCCTGGGGGAAGCCAAGCGCCGGCAGCAAGGGAAGAGTCTGCTGAGCCCCACAG ACGCCCTCGACTACTCACTGCGGAGCCAGAGTGACCTGGACGACCAGCACGACTACGACAGCGTCGCCTCCGACGAGGACACggaccaggagctgctgcgCAACGCTTCCCGCAACAACCGTGCCAGG AGCATGGATTCCTCGGACCTGTCAGATGGCCCCATCACGCTGCAGGAGTACCTGGAGGTGAAGAAAGCTCTGGCCGCCTCCGAGGCCAAAGTGCAGCAGCTGATGAAGGTGAACAACAGCCTGAGCGACGAGCTGCGCCGGCTGCAGCGCGAG ATCCAcaagctgcaggcagagaacACACAGATCCGGCAGCAGACGGGCCCCACGCACCCAACCCCGGCCCCCAGCGAGCGGCCAGAGCACGGACACCCCCCGGGCACGGCCCCCCCGCACCGCCGGGACCGCCAGGCCTTCTCCATGTATGAGCCGGGCTCGGCGCTGAAACCCTTCGGGCAGCCGGTGGAGGAGCTGGTGACGCGGCTGCAGCCCTTCGGCACCGGT GAGGTGGAGGACGAGGCTCTGTACTCCATGCACATCCCGGCCAGCGTGTACCGG ATCCGTAAAGGTCCGTCCGCCTCCTCGGTGCCCTTTCCCCCATCCTCCCCGCTGCTCTCCTGCCCGCCTGATGGTGCCCGGCACATG AGCAAGCTGGACCGGCACGGCAGTGGCACCGACAGCGACTACGACAACACACAGGCGGGTGAGGCCCTGATCAG CATGGAGGGGAAGCGGTTTGTGGAGCTGAGCAAGGACGAGGACTTCCCGCACGAGCTGGACCCGCTGGACGGGGAGCTGGACGCTGGGCTGCCCAGCACAGAGGACGTCATCCTCAAAACGGAGCAGGTCACCAAGAACAtccaggagctgctgcgggCAGCGCAGGAGTCCAAGCACGACAG CTTTGTGCCCTGCTCGGAGAAGATCCACTCAGCTGTGACGGAGATGGCATCGCTCTTCCCCAAG AAACCGGCGCTGGAGACGGTGCGGAGCTCCCTGCGGCTGCTCAACGCCAGCGCCTACCGGCTGCAGAGCGAGTGCCGCAAGACCGTGCCCCCCGAGCCGGGTGCCGCCGTGGACTACCAGCTCCTGACCCAGCAGGTCATCCAGTGTGCCTACGACATCGCCAAGGCCGCCAAGCAGCTGGTCACCATCACCACCCGTGAGAAGAAGCAGTGA